A genomic window from Pecten maximus chromosome 4, xPecMax1.1, whole genome shotgun sequence includes:
- the LOC117326576 gene encoding uncharacterized protein LOC117326576, whose amino-acid sequence MSKYVLTVALRTKTRKGMALVFLYIRNKKVDLATRKPTEGADLYPVCFSIEPGFDGWIPIDDSLDEVLKSRMGTKIVETRRESGVPSRSEDREVKPASYSVRYDGRLHKEALDVITRHRYHGDAFLSLWDMGGHMSFQASHNIFISSHGVYIIVFRPTDFLKDKLETDRLKKWIRLIGTFSKREVNAPKPSTENMPPSNTSTEKMPPSNTSTEKMQAPPLIFVGTFLDELKKTSKDYKKQIDNIQNHISKFPELSTFDFVRFCTVDNSLDNDDEELKTLRGFTTEAAEYQDQWEREIPTTWLKLELDLFNKREKGERILALADVIQMNKESVAPLKDEDEIRLALEYLHSTRSVIYFREFDYVINDPQWLADFFSILITDDQFLQHNDLLLRRDLDLYKAKGELTEKLIAGLLGVEKNKKFAPFKTVLLALMEKFGLIVKVLLPKTATENRHFSETYTIPSKIRELQNIDWISDKVNSLKCQNLAVSKTLCFVFEEVYVPTELFHRVFAHVLKTYPTADLSTRSSEKAAEESKRSTEDTDCLYMGFGCFEVNDICRMILSMHAERSTIAVTVFSPTESHLPAYSGKHVRLSIERILRETLQMSKQEHFHYSHQLHCNFHLSPYDTPVQLYGIIRSKKGVCCKGGECQGQHLLTKADTEYWDVKEDSTKTQDRESITGTTLVDKCIPNRRPTPRELGRLSSLVTLSSYRMFVSLGISEAELQTIKEKSQMLAGKTIITKMFLKWTSEYHNGTFHDIKKAMDEAELASDRMSEVIEANEGSSCQDSVPNEVWIRVPSDDEITEIVRHIGETYFNLCLELGLSPPVIEQHVHDRPNNFQEMMDALLRCWKNTFQQQATIGRLLTAMEMCDIDWYTIAQHLSRKVRRIN is encoded by the exons ATGTCAAAATACGTCTTGACGGTGGCTCTAAGAACCAAAACGAGAAAAGGAATG gCACTAGTTTTTCTGTACATCAGGAATAAAAAAGTCGATCTCGCGACACGCAAACCCACCGAAGGAGCTGATTTATATCCAGTGTGCTTCTCGATAGAGCCCGGATTTGACGGATGGATACCAATTGATGATTCGCTTGATGAGGTGTTAAAATCACGTATGGGAACAAAAATTGTGGAAACACGACGAGAATCTGGTGTACCGTCAC gGTCTGAGGACAGGGAAGTAAAGCCCGCCAGCTACTCAGTTAGATATGATGGAAGATTACATAAGGAGGCACTTGATGTTATAACTCGACATCGATATCACGGTGACGCGTTTCTGTCCCTGTGGGATATGGGTGGACACATGTCATTTCAGGCGTCCCACAACATATTCATATCATCCCACGGGGTATACATAATAGTCTTCAGACCCACAGATTTTCTCAAAGACAAGCTGGAAACTG ATCGACTGAAGAAATGGATCCGTCTGATTGGCACGTTTTCAAAGCGTGAAGTCAATGCCCCAAAGCCCAGTACAGAAAATATGCCTCCGTCAAACACCAGTACAGAAAAGATGCCTCCATCAAACACCAGTACAGAAAAGATGCAAGCACCTCCGCTTATTTTCGTAGGCACATTCCTTGATGAGTTAAAGAAAACATCAAAG GACTacaaaaaacaaatagataacatacagaatCACATCTCCAAATTCCCAGAACTGTCAACCTTTGATTTTGTGAGGTTCTGTACAGTCGATAACAGCCTCGACAATGATGATGAAGAGCTAAAAACATTGCGAGGATTCACCACAGAAGCAGCGGAGTACCAGGACCAGTGGGAAAGAGAGATTCCTACGACATGGTTAAAGTTGGAATTGGATTTATTCAACAAGAGGGAAAAGGGGGAAAGAATATTGGCACTGGCAGACGTGATACAAATGAACAAAGAATCAGTGGCTCCATTGAAGGATGAGGATGAGATCAGACTTGCGCTGGA GTACCTCCACAGCACAAGGTCTGTGATATATTTCCGGGAATTCGATTACGTCATCAATGACCCCCAGTGGCTTGCAGATTTCTTCAGCATCCTAATTACCGATGACCAGTTTCTCCAACACAATGACCTCCTGCTGAGACGAGACTTAGATTTATACAAAGCAAAGGGCGAATTGACTGAGAAATTGATCGCAGGTCTGCTCGGTGtagaaaagaacaaaaaattCGCGCCCTTTAAGACCGTTCTCTTGGCTCTGATGGAAAAGTTTGGCCTGATAGTGAAAGTTTTGCTGCCGAAAACCGCTACAGAAAATAGACATTTCAGTGAGACTTATACCATTCCAAGCAAGATAAGGGAGCTCCAAAACATCGATTGGATTTCCGATAAAGTCAATTCactcaaatgtcaaaatctcgCGGTCTCCAAAACGTTGTGTTTTGTATTTGAGGAGGTCTATGTACCAACCGAACTGTTTCATAGAGTATTTGCTCATGTCCTCAAGACATATCCAACAGCAGATTTGTCAACACGAAGCTCGGAGAAAGCAGCAGAAGAAAGCAAAAGGTCGACAGAGGATACAGATTGTCTGTATATGGGATTTGGGTGTTTCGAGGTCAACGACATTTGCAGAATGATCTTGTCCATGCATGCTGAGAGATCCACAATTGCCGTGACAGTGTTCAGTCCTACAGAATCTCACCTTCCGGCATATTCTGGAAAACATGTTCGCCTCTCAATCGAACGTATTCTTCGGGAAACATTACAAATGAGTAAGCAGGAACACTTTCATTACTCACACCAACTACACTGCAACTTTCACCTGAGTCCATATGACACCCCAGTACAACTGTACGGCATCATCCGTTCAAAAAAGGGCGTATGCTGTAAAGGGGGAGAATGTCAAGGACAACATCTTCTGACAAAAGCAGACACTGAGTATTGGGATGTCAAAGAG GATTCCACAAAGACACAAGATAGAGAAAGCATTACAG GAACGACCTTGGTGGACAAATGCATTCCAAATCGAAGGCCAACTCCCCGGGAACTTGGTCGCCTGTCAAGTCTGGTTACACTGTCTTCCTATAGAATGTTTGTATCCCTTGGGATTTCTGAAGCAGAACTCCAAACTATCAAGGAAAAGTCACAAATGTTAGCGGGAAAAACGATAATCACGAAGATGTTTCTAAAATGGACTAGCGAATACCATAATGGGACCTTCCATGACATCAAAAAGGCTATGGATGAAGCTGAATTGGCATCTGACCGCATGTCGGAAGTAATAGAAGCAAACGAGGGGTCATCGTGTCAAG ATAGTGTTCCCAATGAGGTCTGGATCAGAGTCCCTTCTGATGATGAGATAACAGAAATAGTGAGACACATTGGTGAGACGTACTTCAACCTGTGTCTTGAGCTCGGGCTGTCACCGCCAGTTATAGAGCAACACGTACACGACCGACCGAACAACTTCCAGGAAATGATGGATGCCCTTCTTCGGTGCTGGAAAAACACATTCCAGCAGCAGGCAACAATAGGCAGGCTGTTGACAGCAATGGAAATGTGTGACATTGACTGGTATACAATTGCACAACACTTGTCAAGGAAAGTTCGGAGGATCAACTGA